The following are encoded in a window of Thermonema lapsum genomic DNA:
- a CDS encoding aromatic amino acid hydroxylase, with protein MKPNKIIERLPKHLKAFIVEQEYERYTALDHAVWRYVMRQNYNYLQHVAHESYIEGLRKTGITINKIPHIDEMNEILGKIGWAAVTVDGFIPPAAFMEFQAYNVLVIAADIRQLKHIEYTPAPDIIHEAAGHAPIIADPAYAEYLRYFGLIGSKALSSAQDYALYEAIRHLSIIKEDPNTPPHEIAEAEERLKEIEANMGEPSEMARIRNLHWWTVEYGLIGDLKNPKIYGAGLLSSIGESVWCMSDEVKKLPYSIEAANVSFDITKPQPQLFVTPNFHYLSEVLDQFADTMALRRGGMYGLHKAIESKNTATAQLNNGMQISGTFVEALQDNSGAPAYLRTQGPTMLSYHGRLLIGHDKDYHAEGYGTPIGLLKQSDQPIGKMSYGDLRALGIEEGKQCRLEYRSGVVVEGRLLNVRRNSRGEIILLSFDECSVEMEGRRLFEPSWGVYDLCVGESVVSVFSGPADPEGFELFYPVPKEKTHRPQYDEKSRALHALYQAVRDIREGKAPASQLEELWQKAQVFMEREEVWLLLLEMLEVAAGQEKMGHLAHALEEKLKTMAQEHSHLNKLIQDGLALIPNVAIS; from the coding sequence ATGAAACCAAATAAAATTATAGAACGCTTACCCAAGCACCTGAAAGCCTTTATTGTGGAACAAGAGTATGAGCGCTATACTGCTTTGGACCACGCCGTGTGGCGCTACGTCATGCGGCAGAACTACAACTACCTGCAACATGTAGCTCATGAGTCATACATAGAAGGCTTGCGAAAAACAGGGATTACCATAAACAAAATCCCTCATATCGATGAAATGAATGAAATTTTGGGCAAGATAGGATGGGCTGCCGTTACGGTGGACGGCTTCATTCCTCCCGCCGCCTTTATGGAGTTTCAGGCATACAACGTGCTGGTGATTGCTGCCGACATACGTCAACTCAAGCACATAGAATACACCCCCGCGCCCGATATCATCCATGAAGCCGCCGGACATGCCCCCATCATTGCCGACCCCGCCTATGCCGAATACCTTCGCTATTTTGGACTGATAGGCAGCAAAGCCCTCTCTTCGGCACAAGATTATGCTCTTTACGAAGCTATCCGTCACCTGTCTATCATCAAAGAAGACCCCAACACTCCACCCCATGAAATAGCCGAAGCTGAGGAACGCCTCAAAGAAATAGAAGCGAATATGGGCGAACCTTCTGAGATGGCGCGCATTCGCAATCTCCATTGGTGGACAGTGGAATATGGCTTGATTGGTGATTTAAAAAATCCCAAAATATACGGTGCAGGACTGCTCTCTTCTATCGGTGAGAGTGTATGGTGTATGAGTGACGAGGTGAAAAAGCTACCATATAGCATTGAAGCTGCCAACGTGTCGTTTGATATTACCAAACCTCAGCCTCAACTTTTCGTAACCCCGAATTTCCATTATCTGTCGGAAGTGTTAGACCAGTTTGCCGATACTATGGCATTGCGGCGCGGAGGCATGTATGGTTTGCACAAAGCCATTGAGTCAAAAAATACCGCCACAGCGCAACTCAACAATGGCATGCAGATATCTGGCACTTTTGTCGAAGCGCTTCAAGACAACAGCGGAGCGCCTGCCTACTTGCGCACTCAAGGACCCACCATGCTCAGTTACCATGGGCGTTTGCTCATCGGGCACGACAAGGACTACCACGCCGAAGGATATGGTACGCCTATAGGACTGCTCAAGCAAAGCGACCAACCCATAGGCAAAATGAGCTATGGCGACCTGCGTGCCCTGGGCATAGAAGAAGGCAAGCAATGCCGCCTCGAGTACCGAAGTGGCGTGGTAGTAGAAGGGCGCCTGCTGAATGTGCGCCGTAATAGCCGAGGCGAAATCATCTTACTGAGCTTTGACGAGTGCAGCGTAGAAATGGAAGGTAGAAGACTGTTCGAACCTTCGTGGGGCGTGTATGACCTCTGTGTAGGCGAATCGGTCGTGAGTGTATTCTCCGGACCGGCAGACCCAGAAGGCTTCGAGCTCTTTTACCCTGTGCCAAAAGAAAAGACACACCGCCCGCAATACGACGAGAAAAGTCGGGCGTTGCATGCACTTTATCAAGCCGTGCGCGACATAAGAGAAGGCAAAGCGCCAGCCTCGCAGCTGGAGGAACTATGGCAAAAGGCGCAAGTCTTCATGGAGCGCGAAGAAGTGTGGTTGTTGTTGTTGGAAATGCTGGAAGTAGCTGCCGGACAAGAAAAAATGGGACATCTGGCACATGCATTGGAGGAGAAACTCAAAACAATGGCACAAGAGCACAGCCATCTGAACAAACTCATTCAAGACGGCTTGGCGCTCATACCCAATGTGGCAATAAGCTGA
- a CDS encoding SDR family NAD(P)-dependent oxidoreductase, protein MTILIAGASRGIGLALCHLLLQQQHRVLALSRNTSSLEALSKTYLGQLSFLSIDLGKMQSEAPRLQAWFKQQNIEQLDRVVYNAGYLVNKNFEIQSYLEIKNQININFTGAMLLLQQLRPYLKQGSHVVTISSMGGFQGSQKFPGLAVYSASKGALAVLSECLAQEWQEAGIYVNSLALGAVQTEMLQEAFPGYQAPLSAEEAAAFVADFCLRGHRFFNGKILPVSVSTP, encoded by the coding sequence ATGACCATACTCATTGCAGGCGCCTCCAGAGGCATAGGGCTGGCATTGTGCCACCTACTGCTCCAGCAACAACACCGAGTCCTTGCCCTAAGCAGAAACACAAGCAGTCTCGAAGCACTCAGCAAAACATATCTCGGGCAGCTTTCTTTTCTGTCCATTGACCTGGGTAAAATGCAAAGCGAAGCACCACGACTGCAAGCATGGTTCAAGCAACAAAACATCGAGCAGCTGGACCGTGTGGTGTATAATGCCGGTTATTTAGTGAATAAAAACTTTGAGATACAAAGTTATTTAGAAATAAAAAATCAAATAAATATCAACTTCACGGGGGCTATGTTGTTGCTTCAACAATTGCGCCCTTATCTCAAGCAAGGCTCTCATGTTGTAACCATCAGCAGCATGGGAGGCTTTCAGGGAAGTCAAAAATTTCCGGGTTTAGCGGTATATAGCGCTTCGAAAGGGGCATTGGCAGTGCTGAGCGAGTGCTTAGCACAAGAATGGCAAGAAGCAGGCATTTACGTAAACAGCTTGGCATTGGGGGCAGTGCAAACCGAAATGTTGCAAGAAGCCTTCCCGGGCTATCAAGCCCCTTTGAGCGCCGAAGAAGCAGCTGCATTCGTTGCGGATTTTTGCCTGCGTGGGCATCGCTTTTTCAATGGTAAAATATTGCCGGTTTCAGTATCCACTCCTTAG